Within Cololabis saira isolate AMF1-May2022 chromosome 14, fColSai1.1, whole genome shotgun sequence, the genomic segment TGAAAGCTGTGCAGAAACTCTTGTCTGGACCATTCGAATGAACTCAACTACCAAATGCTACAAAGAAGAACTTTCTGATCAAGCCTTTTTCTTCCAAAAGTTccaaaattatgaaaaagaatCTGAACCTCAAACAAGTAAGCACCCTGCAAACCCTGTCACCAGAGCAGGCACATTTATTCATACCGGAACTCAGTATTTTTGGAACAGACATTTGACTGAATCAAGTATTCTGAGTCTCTTAACATTTCCATGTGTGCAGTGTTTTGAGTTGGAAAACAAGAGAGTAAGAACAAGTTTGCATTCTCTATTTTTTAGGGAAGAAGACACAAAGTGATTGCAGAAGAAGACTTCGTAGAAAGAAGTTATCCTCCAACCACCGACTAACCCGCTCGAGAGCTTTGAGTTTCTAATATTAGACGACTGGAAACATTTTTAGTCCTAGCTGAAACTACCTTTTGAGCATTTGTGCTGCATATACGTGGTTGATTTAGCCCTATTGAcaagtgaggtcagctcagggaggtctataagATCGAAACAGTCTAGAGTTAAGTCAGAGCCTAAGGAAGTCGCTAAACGTTTAGGAGCAGAAACTGAAAAGGCTCCGTCTCCCCGAGTCAGTGGAGTCCTGGGAACCACCGAGAGAATTAGATCCTCAGATCTCAGGGCTACAAGGGCAATGTCTATGTGCGAGCTCCAAAAGAGCATGTTTATCGGAAGTTCATAAACTTTTGATACTTTTTATAACTTGATATGTGTATCTGTATTTATAAACACTCTTGATGGATTGAAACCAAATTCATGTCCTGCTCAACATTTCACGATGTTCCATGTAGTTGGCAAAAGCAGTTTGTGTACTAAGTGCAATTCATGTTAAGCGTACTGATGCTGTCTTTAATATAAAATAGGGATTTCCAGCTatggacgaaaaaaaaaagaaacagtgcaAAGCGATTCCCCCTGAACGTATGCATTGGTCATCATTCTCTAAAAAGCAGCTTACCAATTAAAAGCTTACAGTCGGAGTTCTTGATCTTTACAAGGTAATAGAACACCATTATTACTAATTtctttattaaaggagcatgaggcaggattgaggcaggatttttgaaaaaaattcgtatacgttttaagttttctagtaataatgtcagatgaagcgttccaaaccaaaaagaatgagccctctagcgtatctctcctttgccttgaacaggctgtgtgctgcaaaatgtgctgcaattccgggctacaatttcccgcgctgtcctgtggatgtgacgtcacatgacgctgcatgcacgttctccccgttctcccgtgccggcttcgctgttggctgcagtacccccaacggccgtcgtggtgaagggtggcgctagagagtctcatttcttaaaaggagcctcatgctgaTGTGAACTATACAATTTCTATAAAGATGTTGCTGTCactggaagaaaacaaaaaattgtctttttgtttcttttcactgTGTACCTTGAAAGCACAATGGTCAAAATGATTGGAGTAAACATTTAAACCTCTCACTTTAAAAGTACAACAAATGCAGCCTGATCTCAAGGTGTGGGTGGAGGCTGGTCAACGATATCTGACCCTGCTGCACATCTAAACAGATCAATTAATTTAAGATTTTCAGCCCTAGACCACTACAGAAATGTGTTGTCTCAGTCTTTTAGAAGGTGGCCATTTAAGCCCAAATATCTGCACTGGAGAACACATTTCGCTGGAGAGATAGACCGCTTGATTTTACGTCTTTATAATGAGACTCTTATGTCCGTGCATTTACATCATTGAATTTTACTCCACAAACATGAGACACTACATACATGTAGAGGTCTTAATCTGTTTACAGTGCTCCTCAATCTTAAGACATATAAACATTGTGCACCCTAAAAGCAGCAAACTAATGTTTACAATGTAACCTTATTCTCATGCACAAATCTGGGATTTTCTTTatttgataaaagaaaaaaaaaatccaaaaaaaggTTACTAAAATAATGAAAACTGTCAAAAGTAATACTTAATCATTTACTGAAAATACACAAACTACAATCAGACactgcttttgaattgtggttcaacagcatttaaaaaaaaacccgaaTTAAACTGGCCTTGACAAATTAGTTGGTGGTCCCAGAAAAGATTGAAAATAATTTGACCACAGCAACATGTTAAACTAAAGTGTGTTCTGTAGTCAGCATCACAAGTGTCTTCAATCTCACACTCGGTCGGTCGAGTTTTTAAAGGGTAAAGTTGTTACTTTTCCATTTGGTATCATCACACTGAACAGTGACCGAAAAAAAGGAGTATCAGAGAGAAACGTCCAGAGAAGCAGGTTAAAGGAAAGGGGTTACAAGACCATCTCCAAGCTTCTTGATGTTTCTATGAATACAGTTGTAAATTTCATAAGGAGGTTTAGTGTCCATGATTCTGTGGTCAACTTCCCTGGAAATGGCCATGAGACGAAAACTGATGGCTTAACTCAAGAGACGGATAACACGAACAGTAACCAAAAAGCCCGGGAAAACCTTCAAAAGAGGTGGAGGCTGTTCAAGGTGGTACATCAGTGTCAGATGGTACCATTTGTTCCCGTCCGATCCAAAGTGGACTTAATAGAGGATGGCTGAGGAGGACTACCACTCCCCTAAGATAAAACAGTTTACTCcaacatgttgaaataaaatcacaaacatttaaaatatttaaaatcatttGTGAAAGTATGTCATCTTAATTTGACACTCGGATGATTAAAGAAATCCTCACTTTTTGAATGTTATGGATAATTATTCAAATATTTCATCTTAAATAGTGCTGTTTTGGAGATTTATCACATTATTAGGCTGTTGTATAGCAGGTTATAGTCTTTTATAGAGGTAGACTGCCCCAGATATGTAGCCTTCCTCCTGCGCCGACACACCCCTCTCCCATTCGTCCACTTCCGTCACCTCTACACACGTCCAGAgcccctcttcctccatcttcctcagCTCGCTTTCAAGGGCAGCTTTGTATTCCAAATTGCCACAGTTACTTCTGGTTGTCATGCAAATGAGTCCACCTAGTGGGAAGATACAAGGGTGACACGCAGTAGAAGGGTGGTGAGAACGTAACCACAATAAAGTGCGTCTATACTGATATATGATCAGTATTGAAGCTTAAACAGAATAAATCCAAACTGAACTCTAACCTGATTTGGAGGCCTTGCACAAGTCTCTGGCCACACCAACAGGGACCTGGCCAACACTCAGTGCTCCCACGATCACAACCACATCAAACACACACTCTAGACAAGAGAAGATGGAAAGTACTTTCAGGCAAAATACACACCGAATGATGTGTGTTGTCGGGGCGTAACTGAGTAAAAAATGACAGATGAGCTGATTGATATTTAATGACTTACCCCAGTGTGCAGGGAGTGGTTCCTCCCCCAGCAGGAACTGCTGCAAGTCCTGGTACAACCCGCTCTCTCTGGCTACATCAAGCATAGCCTGGCTTCCATCAACACCCACAAAACGTGCAAATCCATGTTTTTTCATCTGTGCAACAAAGACATTTGCAGATGAATCACACTGATAATGATTTAgcctaaaataataataaacggtTATTTCATAATAGGACATTTGTTTACATTTATTGAAAACACAgcattttaaaaagtgaaagagaTTTTATACACAGAAGTCAAACACTACAGACTCCTGCTAACAGGAGGACGTGTATTTCACCCAAATATTACATGAACTGTGACTGTGAATACGCCAGTACTCTTGTTTCAGACTCATCAGTGCAGGGACGAGTTACCTGCTTGGCCACGAGTCCTGTACCACAGGCCACATCGAACACAGCAGCTGCTTC encodes:
- the mettl27 gene encoding methyltransferase-like protein 27; translated protein: MSAMTSFEHVKAVISSAHKCTTSEEKVNFYNTWANNYDQDVAVLDYRAPSLATNSILSQYSGRREAAAVFDVACGTGLVAKQMKKHGFARFVGVDGSQAMLDVARESGLYQDLQQFLLGEEPLPAHWECVFDVVVIVGALSVGQVPVGVARDLCKASKSGGLICMTTRSNCGNLEYKAALESELRKMEEEGLWTCVEVTEVDEWERGVSAQEEGYISGAVYLYKRL